One window of Mesorhizobium sp. PAMC28654 genomic DNA carries:
- a CDS encoding LysR substrate-binding domain-containing protein, with amino-acid sequence MTTLRDLPLSALRALAAAARTGSLTRAADELGVTPGAVSHQIRQLEDRLGVKLVRRAGNGIVLTRAAEAALPDIDRGFDALSSGLRRLRFERQAETFTISADPSFASLWLAPRLDRVRAALAGLEVRVVASIPLDAMLEEGVDLAISYRKNTTENIASVDLFAERVIPACAPSLIQGHDRPDSADVLDRMPLLHIDPMMGDDVYPAWRDWFAAAGRRPKGIDQGPRFGLTIVAAQAAIAGMGALLASEVVLRRHLDPGHLVEIARDVPALTIRRRLVWPLHGPKARRATAVAAHLAAIADIGVDGALPQ; translated from the coding sequence ATGACGACGCTGCGTGACCTCCCTCTATCTGCCCTGCGGGCGCTCGCGGCGGCGGCGAGAACCGGTAGCCTGACGCGCGCGGCCGATGAACTCGGCGTAACACCGGGCGCTGTCAGCCACCAGATCAGGCAGCTTGAGGACAGGCTTGGCGTCAAGCTGGTCCGCCGCGCCGGCAATGGCATCGTGCTGACCCGCGCCGCCGAGGCCGCCCTGCCCGACATCGATCGCGGCTTCGACGCGCTGTCTTCCGGTCTGCGGCGGCTGCGCTTCGAACGACAGGCCGAAACCTTCACCATATCAGCCGACCCGTCCTTTGCCTCGCTGTGGCTTGCGCCCCGCCTCGACAGGGTGCGCGCGGCACTGGCCGGGCTCGAAGTCCGCGTCGTCGCCTCGATCCCGCTCGACGCGATGCTGGAGGAAGGCGTCGACCTTGCCATCAGCTACCGCAAGAACACCACTGAGAACATCGCGTCAGTCGATCTGTTCGCCGAACGGGTGATCCCAGCCTGCGCGCCATCGCTGATCCAGGGCCACGACCGGCCGGATTCAGCGGATGTCCTCGACAGGATGCCGCTTCTGCACATCGATCCGATGATGGGCGACGATGTCTATCCGGCATGGCGGGACTGGTTCGCGGCAGCCGGCCGGCGGCCGAAGGGAATAGACCAGGGACCGCGTTTCGGGCTGACGATCGTGGCAGCGCAGGCGGCGATTGCCGGCATGGGCGCGCTGCTGGCCAGCGAGGTCGTCCTGCGGCGGCATCTCGACCCCGGCCATCTCGTCGAAATCGCCCGCGATGTGCCGGCGCTGACGATCAGGCGCCGCCTTGTCTGGCCCTTGCATGGCCCGAAGGCGCGCCGCGCCACGGCGGTCGCCGCCCATCTGGCCGCGATTGCCGATATCGGAGTTGATGGCGCCCTGCCGCAATGA
- a CDS encoding clavaminate synthase family protein: MLVTPRHSSTNEWPVRAIRNEGDRIAVDLDNGSQGRLSTRWLRLACECDVCGDTASGKRWLTPAGVPARVQATALDVSAAEVSVFWDDGHVSRYGSDFLAGHAGGGSGPARFRPQLWSSDLGGKLGRFAFDAVVEEDKALFGSLRALRDHGIAMLTGVPADPEATVRVAGRYGPIRETSYGKVFDLISRPDARVAGETARAQIPHTDEPFRYSPPGFIFFHAIRTGAGSGGTSLMVDGFHVAETMRTSTPELFDLLTRHGVTFQREHAGEVFFSAEAHVISLDASGAVTGIRYNDRCLAPQTAPLDRIDGLIEALAELTRLIRDPQNQFQHQLQPGEVLVFDNQRVMHGRSAFDPTLAVRHLRSCNIDRDGVHSVFRTLARRFAPQEAEAVFYQGAIF; encoded by the coding sequence GTGCTGGTTACACCGAGGCATTCAAGCACGAACGAGTGGCCGGTCCGCGCCATCCGCAACGAAGGCGATCGCATCGCTGTTGACCTCGACAACGGCAGTCAGGGGCGGCTTTCCACTCGCTGGCTGCGTCTGGCCTGCGAATGCGATGTGTGCGGCGACACTGCCTCCGGCAAGAGATGGTTGACGCCCGCCGGTGTTCCAGCCCGAGTTCAGGCCACTGCGCTCGACGTTTCGGCAGCCGAGGTGAGCGTCTTCTGGGATGACGGCCATGTCTCGCGTTACGGTTCGGATTTCCTGGCAGGCCATGCCGGCGGCGGTTCAGGCCCGGCGCGTTTCCGGCCGCAACTGTGGAGCAGTGATCTCGGCGGGAAACTCGGCCGTTTCGCCTTCGATGCGGTGGTCGAGGAAGACAAGGCGCTGTTCGGCTCACTGCGGGCGCTGCGCGACCATGGCATCGCCATGCTGACCGGGGTTCCGGCTGATCCGGAAGCAACAGTGCGGGTTGCCGGGCGCTACGGACCGATCCGCGAGACCAGCTACGGCAAGGTGTTCGACCTGATTTCGCGCCCGGACGCGCGAGTGGCCGGAGAGACGGCGCGAGCGCAGATACCTCATACGGACGAGCCGTTCCGCTATTCGCCGCCGGGTTTCATCTTCTTTCACGCCATCCGCACGGGGGCTGGCTCGGGCGGCACATCGCTGATGGTCGACGGGTTCCATGTCGCAGAAACGATGCGGACGAGCACGCCGGAGCTGTTCGATCTGCTGACGCGGCACGGTGTCACCTTCCAGCGGGAGCACGCGGGCGAGGTGTTCTTCAGCGCCGAGGCGCATGTCATCAGCCTCGATGCTTCCGGTGCGGTCACCGGTATCCGCTACAATGACCGCTGCCTTGCGCCGCAGACCGCGCCCCTGGATCGTATCGATGGCCTGATCGAGGCGCTGGCCGAGCTGACGCGGCTGATCCGCGATCCGCAAAACCAGTTCCAGCATCAACTGCAGCCGGGCGAGGTACTGGTGTTCGACAACCAGCGCGTCATGCATGGCCGCAGCGCCTTCGATCCGACGCTGGCGGTGCGGCATCTCAGAAGCTGCAACATCGACCGCGACGGCGTCCACAGTGTGTTCCGCACGCTGGCTCGACGCTTCGCGCCGCAAGAGGCGGAGGCGGTGTTTTATCAGGGCGCGATTTTCTAG